A window from Mangifera indica cultivar Alphonso chromosome 2, CATAS_Mindica_2.1, whole genome shotgun sequence encodes these proteins:
- the LOC123209474 gene encoding germin-like protein subfamily 1 member 17, whose product MKGFLQTFVLLALASSFVSAFDPSPLQDICVAIDEPKNAVFVNGKFCKDPNLAKAEDFFFSVKTPGNTNNPLGSNVTAVTVDQIRGLNTLGISAARLDFAPYGEVPPHTHPRATEILVVLEGTLFVGFVTSDTNHTFISKVLNPGDVFVFPIGLIHFQVNIGKTNALAFSGLSSQNPGVITIASAVFGSNPPINPDFLAKAFQLDVKVVKDLEAKFKMDN is encoded by the exons ATGAAAGGGTTTCTACAAACTTTCGTTCTTTTGGCCTTGGCTTCCTCATTTGTCTCCGCATTTGACCCCAGTCCGCTTCAGGACATCTGTGTAGCCATCGATGAACCAAAGAACGCTG TGTTTGTGAATGGGAAGTTTTGCAAGGACCCCAACCTCGCCAAAGCTGAGGACTTCTTCTTTTCAGTTAAAACGCCTGGAAACACAAACAATCCACTTGGTTCAAATGTCACAGCTGTGACAGTAGACCAAATTCGAGGACTTAACACTCTCGGCATCTCTGCTGCCCGCCTTGACTTTGCACCTTATGGCGAAGTCCCACCTCACACTCACCCTCGTGCCACTGAGATTCTTGTTGTCCTGGAGGGCACTCTTTTTGTTGGGTTCGTCACTTCCGATACCAACCATACATTTATAAGCAAAGTTCTTAACCCGGGTGATGTGTTTGTCTTTCCCATTGGTCTCATTCACTTCCAAGTCAATATCGGAAAAACAAATGCTCTTGCTTTCTCTGGTTTAAGCAGTCAAAACCCCGGTGTGATTACCATTGCCAGTGCTGTGTTTGGATCAAATCCTCCGATTAATCCAGATTTTCTTGCCAAGGCCTTCCAGTTGGATGTGAAAGTGGTGAAAGATCTTGAGGCAAAATTTAAGATGGATAATTAG